The genome window CCTGGGGATATGGGATCAGGAGGCAAAAGGTGCGGGTGCAGACCCACTGTGCTCCTGCTTGGTGCTGGTGTTGTGGGTTTCCCTgaggcagaagctgctgctctggggaggGACACCTGGACGTCCCAGGGTGCACACGGGCCTCCCATCACTGCATTCCTATTCCCTGAGCTGCCGGGGTGGCACAACCCGTGGTGCTGCTGTCAGAGGCACGAGCCCGACCCGCACCTCCTGCTGATTCAGGCTCCTTCCTGTCCCCACTCTGAGTCCAACCTGGACTAtgagctgcactgctgagagcagcccGGGCTGAGCTGTGGAGGGGATGGCAGCGTTTGGGGATCAGGTGGGTTGCAATGTAATGAGATCTGTGCTGGGAATGCTTGTGTGGCTGCTGGCTCACGCAGACACCTTTGAGGACGTCTGTGGGGTTGGTACGGTGGAGTTGGACATGGTGTATTTGCTGTCACCTGAGCAtgggacagcagcagtgggttgGGAATGTGGTGGGGCAGGAGCCCTGGGGCCTCTGTGTGGCTGTAGCCCCAGGTGGAAGgtgtttctcctcttctttcccctcaGTCCTGACTGCTTCTTCCCTTACCACAGGAATGAATGACCAGGCtcatccccagcactgagcagccgCAGCCGGCCCACCATGCCGATCCCACCCccaccgccgccgccccccgggccccccccaccccccaccttCAGTCAGGTAAGGGCTTCCCTCGGCACGCTGCCATCTGTCCATGTTACTTGTACCGGTCTGTCTGTACTTGGTGCTTCTTGTCTGTGCCTCTGGATCCCCTCCAACCCGTGGCTGTGCCTCTGTGTCCCTTGTTTTGGACTCAGCTGTGGGTTGAGGGTGCAGGAgctggggtgctgtggggctcagtggggcagGAATGGGAAGGGCCGGCTGAGCTGTGCCTGTTCTGCACTGGGGTGAGCTGCTGCTAAGAGGCTTCTCATCTGCAGGCAAACACAGAGCCACCAAAATTGAGCCGAGAGGAGCAGCGTGGGCGCGGAGCCCTCCTGCAGGACATCTGTAAAGGGACCAAGCTAAAGAAAGTGACACAAATCAATGACCGCAGCGCCCCAATCCTAGAGAGTGAGTATCCCCCAGCATGTCCCCACactgggtgctgctctgcacatcaGGGTGGACTCGGGGCCCTCAGCCGTGTACTCACCAGTGGCTCCTGGTTGGAGGAGCCGGTTACACCAAGTATAACCTCTGTGCCTTTGTCCTTCCAGAGCCCAAGGGCAGCGGTGGCAGCAGCTACGGCTCCAGCTCAGCTGGGATCCAGCCCAAAGGAGGCCTCTTCCAAGGGGGTGTGCCCAAGCTCAGACCCGTGGGAGCAAAGGACAGCTCAGGTAAAGGCCCTCAGACTGTGGTTAGTGAAGGGCTCCCTGGAGATCCCTGAGCAGGAAAAGGTTGAGGATCTGCTGTGTTTGCATGGGACATTCAGCTGGTTGTCAGCAGGGACTTCAAACTGCCCCCACATGCGGCTGCAGACGGGTGGTGTTCTCTGTGCCTCGGCATCCCCAGCACACTGCCCTCCTCGCAGTGCTGCGTGCGCTGCTGAACGCTCCTCGCTGCTATTTTCTGTGGCAGCCTGCCTTCCAGCCAGGCAGTGAGCGGTGAGAGAGGAGCTGCGTGTGGCTGTGAGTGGTGCCAGCTCCCTGCCGGTGCCAGACAGCACTCCCCGTGGTCTGGCCCTCGCCGCAGAGCGGGCAGGCTGCCCCGAGCCGTCCCTCGCTGTGCCTGGTGGCTCACTGCGCTTTCCctccctgcagacagctctgGGAAGCAAACCCTGCAAGTTCCGGGCTGCAGAGCCGCTGCCCCCAGGCCCCCGGTGCCGGCCAGCAGCAGCCGACCTCAGGATGATTCTGACAGCAGCCGATCGTCTCCGCCGGAGCTGCCGCGCACGCAGCGGCCGTCCCTGCCGGACCTGTCCCGACCCGGCACCGCGGGTGGTACCGGCATGAAGCACAGCTCgtccgccccgccgcccccccctcCGGGCCGCAGAGCTgccgcgccgcccgcccccccGCCGGCACACGGCCCCAAGGTCTCCTCGTACAACCGGGAGAAGCCCCTTCCGCCCACCCCGGGACAGCGAGCGCCCGCTGGCAGGGATGGACCCCCCGCCCCTCCACCCGTCAAGCCCCCGCCCTCCCCAGTCAGTATCCGAACGGGGTCCGGGGCTCAGAACCAGTCCCTcgcccccccgccgcccccttACCGGCAACCCCCCGGCGTCCCCAACggcccctccagccccatcaACGAGTCTGCCCCGGAGCTGCCGCAGCGGCACAACTCCCTGCACAGGAAGACAACGGGCCCCTTGCGGGGTCTCGCGCCGCCGCCACCTGCCTCGGCCTCCCCGTCCCTCCAGAGCAGCCGCCCCCCACCGCCAGCACGAGACCCCCCCAGCCGTGGTGCAGgtgagagctctgctgctgggccCCGTTGTGGTTGGGCTGTTTGTGGCTGCTGGGAGATGCCCAGGCATCTATTGGTGCTGGGAAGCAGTGAGGTGGTTCTGCTTGCACAGGGCAGTTCCCATTGAGATTGAGCCCAGGGGTGGCTGCTGGGTTGTCTCGTCCTGTTGACACCCCTGGTTGTGTCTGGCTCTTCTTGTCTGttgctggctgtgcagctcagGCACACGTGGATGCCGTGTCCTCCTGGGGTGGGAGAGCAGCATGGCTGGAGCTGCACACTGAGGCTTTTCCCCTGAGCTTCCCAAATGTCACAGGGGCGGTGacaaagggctgcagcacagcctcaggAATGCTCCAGCTCCGTTCTGTGCTGGATTTGGCACTGGGAGGTTCAGACGCCCCGATGCAGTCATGATGTCTCATGTGTGCACACAGTGGTGCTGTGCCCCCTCCCAAGAGGTGACTGTGAAGCCCCTTCCTCGTCcctctgctgggagcagggatgACGTTGTCCCGGTGCCCccccctgctgctgggctccgTGTCcagcccacagctccagcctgggCCCCTGCCAAGCCGCCGTGCTTCAGGCCCTGCCAGAACCCTGTGCTGAGTTAGGGCTGGCTGTCCCTGCCTCAGTCTGTGTGTAATTAGCCTAATGAGGAGCACGACCTGCCACTGTGCTTTGGTGGGAGCGAGGGGAGGGTCAGCAGGGCCACTGCTTTGGTACCTGCCTGGGTCAGCTCGGCccctgggctgggagctgggggctTGTGCCCACCTGGCCCTGCTCTCCCCCACCCTTGGGGCTGGTGGGGAGGATGTCCCTGTCCCcgctgcagggctgggggatgTTGCTGTTGTTCCCATTGTGCCACTGCTCTGATGCTGACCCTGCTCTCCTTgcagccccgccgcccccaCCACCCATGCTGCGGAATGGGGGGCGTGAtgcccccccgcccccaccccCCTACAGACTGCATGGTTCCACTGAGCCCCCCAGCCGTGGGAAGCCGCCCCCACCGCCCACCCGGACGCCTgcaggaccccccccacccccaccaccaGTGAGGAACGGGCACCGGGACTCCATTGCCACTGTCAGAGCATTCCTgggtgagtggggctgggggggctggggggagccCTGGGGGTCCCAGGCAGAGCTGACACTTCAGCCTTGACTCCCATCTGCAGCCTGTTCCTGACCCGCctggtttttgtttctctgcagatgaCTTTGAATCCAAATACTCATTTCACCCCGTCGAAGACTTTCCAGCCCCAGAAGAATATAAATACTTCCAGAGAATCTAccccagcaaaacaaacagaggtAGGAGGGGCACAGCGTCCCATGGTCCCCACCGTGCCCTGCAGTGCTCGGTCCTtgtcctgctcccagcccagcgCTGTGGCCTTTCCCCTGGGCTCCCCATGTGTggatgctggctgtgctggcagcttgCTGCCCCTGTGCTGGGGGCGTTTGGTGCtggagggctgtgcagggcccTCCCTTTGAAGCGCTGCAATGGGGCAGGTGGGTTTAGGAGCCTCCCAttgccccagcactgcctgcatccCCATCGTTCCACGCTGGCTGCGGCACATCCTGCACGGAGCGTTGCCgtgctgcagtgccagccctGCGGATCCCGGGGGGGACTCTGGGGAGAGCGGCTGCCGGGTTATTTTTAGAGCCATGAATGTTTAATGTGGATTTGAAAGGCCCcgagctctgtgtgctgcagcgGCTGCTGCTCACATCACAGCGCTGGAGTGGCACGAAGGGGGGGTTTGATGCTGGTTGTGCAGCCCTGGTTTCTCACCTCGTTCTCTCCTTGCAGCCACGCGCGGGGcccccccgctgccccccatccccaggtGAGGCCGAGCCGGTGCCGCTCGGTGCTGAGCGCAGCCCGGAGCTGCTCCCGCCTCCAGCCGGACCCACCCCATGAACCTGCATGAGAATCCCGGCACCTTCAGCGCCCCCGGGACACGGGACGCACCGACCCCCATCGGCTCCATCCCACGCGgctcccggccccgcagccccaggTTGGAGCCCGGGATGGACACGGACACGGGCTGAGCCGGGGGGTCCCGTGGGGTGGGACCGTGGGGTGGGACCCACGGGGGGAGCTGTGACACCGGGACACGGGGGGTGTGTGGGCTGCGTGGGGGCTGCGGGCTCTGACCGTGCGGGGCTCGTTGGACGGTTCGGGTCCATTCGGGACGTTGTGAAGCTGCGGCGGGGACGGAAccgaaccggaaccggaaccgaaCCGTGTGGGGCTGTTCGGTATCACGTGGGATCCCCCCGGGGTGGGGGGGCACTAAAGGGCGCCCTGAGCGCTGCGCTCAGACATGGGGGGATGGGACACGGAACCGGGATATTGGAACTGAGTTAATAAAGGAGATAACGGAGATAACGGAGATAACGGAGCGACATGGCCGGGAtgggggggagatatggggggggcggggcttccCGCGCTCTGGACTACATCTCCCGGTGTGCAGCGCGCCTTCGCCCGCGCCTCCCGGCGTGCCCCGCGCGCTGCCGCCCATTGGCCGCTCTATGCCCCGCCCCGCCGGAGGTTTGGCGCGAGATCTCGCGGTTGGCGCCGGCGCCGTGAGAAGCGGCCAATGGAGtgaagggggcggggcctggCCGGGCTGGTGGCGGGAAGTGCGGAGCTGAGGGGTGAATTGGCGCGAGAGGGTGAGTGGGGAGCggggggaatgggatgggatgggatcgGATcggaatgggatggggatgggatgggatggggcacGGCTGTGGGGCTGCGGCAGGGCAGGGGGGCTCGTGTGGGATGGTGCTGTGAGGACATGGGGGTCTGACTTGTGGGGCGGGCTGTGGATAAGGGCAGCAGTTTCGGGTCTCGCTGTGGGGCTGCGCTCCGtggagcggggctgggggctgaggggggcTGCGTGGGGCCGCTGTGGGTTGGGGGCTGCGTGGGGCTGGTTGTGGGGCGGGGGCAGCTCGGGTGGTTCCGCCGTGACCGCCCCGATCCCCGCAGGCCGCAGCCATGTCCGCCGCCCGCCCGCAGCTCCAACCCACCATCGCGTTCCCCCGGCGGAGAAGCGCCCGCTGTGCCGCCAAGATCCCCCCGgccgcccccggccccacaGACCCCGCCGTTCTCCGCCTGTCGCCGCCGTCCCCGCGgggctca of Coturnix japonica isolate 7356 chromosome 27, Coturnix japonica 2.1, whole genome shotgun sequence contains these proteins:
- the WIPF2 gene encoding WAS/WASL-interacting protein family member 2; its protein translation is MPIPPPPPPPPGPPPPPTFSQANTEPPKLSREEQRGRGALLQDICKGTKLKKVTQINDRSAPILEKPKGSGGSSYGSSSAGIQPKGGLFQGGVPKLRPVGAKDSSDSSGKQTLQVPGCRAAAPRPPVPASSSRPQDDSDSSRSSPPELPRTQRPSLPDLSRPGTAGGTGMKHSSSAPPPPPPGRRAAAPPAPPPAHGPKVSSYNREKPLPPTPGQRAPAGRDGPPAPPPVKPPPSPVSIRTGSGAQNQSLAPPPPPYRQPPGVPNGPSSPINESAPELPQRHNSLHRKTTGPLRGLAPPPPASASPSLQSSRPPPPARDPPSRGAAPPPPPPMLRNGGRDAPPPPPPYRLHGSTEPPSRGKPPPPPTRTPAGPPPPPPPVRNGHRDSIATVRAFLDDFESKYSFHPVEDFPAPEEYKYFQRIYPSKTNRATRGAPPLPPIPR